A single region of the Microlunatus panaciterrae genome encodes:
- a CDS encoding AAA family ATPase: MLTTIAVTNYRSLRDLRVPLGPLNVVTGANGTGKSSLYRALHLLADCAQGRVIGSLAREGGLESVLWAGPESISGAMRRGEQPVQGTVRSGPITLQLGFSSDQFGYLVDLGIPQRSDRSAFNQDPEIKREVVWDGPVMRPSGVLVQRTRQAAQLRGPEGGWEQLATGLPTYHSVLAEFADPQRAPELWTLRETVRSWRFYDSFRTDVDAPARQPQVGTRTLVLDHDGSDLAAALQTIIEVGNADALQRAVDDAFPGAQLSVSQSAGRFDVAFQQPGLLRPLMGAELSDGTLRYLLLVAALLTPRPPELMVLNEPETSLHPELLAPLGRLISQASRRSQVIVVSHAAALIAELRKGTDSRVLELVKDLGETRIADLGRLDGPAWNWGRR, encoded by the coding sequence CGCGCCCTGCACCTGCTCGCCGACTGCGCGCAGGGGCGGGTGATCGGTTCGCTGGCTCGCGAGGGTGGCCTGGAGTCGGTGCTGTGGGCCGGCCCGGAGTCGATCAGCGGTGCGATGCGACGAGGCGAGCAGCCAGTGCAGGGCACCGTACGGAGCGGACCAATCACCCTGCAGCTGGGCTTCTCCTCCGACCAGTTCGGTTACCTGGTCGATCTCGGCATCCCGCAACGCAGCGACCGCTCGGCGTTCAACCAGGATCCGGAGATCAAGCGCGAGGTCGTCTGGGACGGGCCGGTGATGCGGCCCAGTGGGGTGCTGGTGCAGCGCACCAGGCAGGCGGCTCAGCTGCGTGGGCCGGAAGGCGGCTGGGAGCAGCTGGCCACCGGTCTGCCGACGTATCACAGCGTGCTGGCCGAGTTTGCCGACCCGCAGCGGGCCCCCGAGCTGTGGACACTCCGGGAGACGGTCAGGTCTTGGCGGTTCTACGACAGCTTCCGCACCGACGTCGATGCGCCCGCCCGGCAGCCGCAGGTCGGCACTCGGACGCTGGTGCTCGATCACGACGGCAGCGACCTGGCCGCCGCCCTGCAGACGATCATCGAGGTCGGCAATGCCGACGCCCTGCAGCGGGCGGTCGACGACGCCTTCCCCGGTGCGCAGCTCAGCGTCTCCCAGTCCGCGGGTCGCTTCGACGTCGCCTTCCAACAGCCTGGCCTGCTGCGCCCGCTAATGGGCGCCGAACTGTCCGACGGCACCTTGCGCTATCTGCTGCTGGTCGCCGCACTGTTGACCCCCCGACCACCCGAGTTGATGGTGCTGAACGAGCCGGAGACCAGCCTGCACCCGGAGCTGTTGGCCCCGCTCGGTCGGCTGATCAGCCAGGCGTCTAGGCGCAGCCAGGTGATCGTCGTGTCGCATGCCGCCGCGTTGATCGCGGAGCTGCGGAAAGGAACCGACAGCAGGGTCCTCGAGCTGGTCAAGGACCTCGGCGAGACCAGGATCGCCGACCTGGGAAGGCTCGACGGACCGGCGTGGAACTGGGGCCGGCGCTAG